A genomic region of Jeotgalibaca ciconiae contains the following coding sequences:
- a CDS encoding pyrimidine-nucleoside phosphorylase produces MRMVDLIVKKQEGKELSREEIRFLIEGYTNDTIPDYQMSAFAMAVYFQDMTDQERVEFTMAIAESGDQIDLSEIEGIKVDKHSTGGVGDTTTLVLAPLVASIGVPVAKMSGRGLGHTGGTIDKLESIPGFRVEIAEQTFIDLVNKNKVAVVGQSGDLCPADKKLYALRDVTGTVNSLPLIAGSIMSKKIAAGADAIVLDVKVGAGAFMKSIEDAEELAHAMVAIGNLAGRNTMAIISDMSQPLGFAVGNALEIEEAIETLKGKGPADLEELCLELGAQMVYLGERATSLSEAKELLKVKLHNGEALEKFKEFIAAQDGNPEVVNDYSLMPQAKDKKEVLAEEEGYVAEINADSIGVAAMSLGAGRATKESEIDLAAGLILHKKVGDTVKKGDILVTLFANDKDFSEAEALVHASYQFRKQKNKPTLIHEVITD; encoded by the coding sequence ATGAGAATGGTTGATCTGATTGTAAAAAAACAAGAAGGAAAAGAATTGAGCCGAGAAGAAATTCGGTTTTTAATTGAAGGATATACAAACGATACAATTCCAGATTATCAAATGAGTGCTTTTGCAATGGCAGTATACTTCCAAGATATGACAGATCAGGAAAGAGTAGAATTTACAATGGCCATTGCCGAATCGGGTGATCAGATAGACTTATCGGAAATTGAAGGAATCAAGGTTGATAAGCATTCAACTGGGGGAGTGGGAGATACGACTACTTTAGTATTGGCTCCCTTAGTAGCCAGCATTGGAGTTCCTGTTGCTAAGATGAGTGGTAGAGGCTTAGGCCATACAGGCGGTACGATTGACAAATTAGAATCAATTCCTGGTTTTCGAGTAGAAATTGCCGAACAGACTTTTATTGATTTAGTAAATAAAAACAAAGTAGCAGTAGTTGGCCAATCTGGAGATTTATGTCCAGCCGATAAAAAGCTATATGCATTACGAGATGTAACAGGAACAGTAAACTCCTTGCCTTTGATTGCCGGATCAATTATGAGTAAAAAGATAGCTGCTGGTGCAGATGCGATTGTACTCGACGTAAAAGTAGGCGCGGGCGCATTTATGAAGTCAATTGAAGATGCAGAAGAATTAGCACACGCCATGGTTGCAATCGGGAATCTTGCCGGTAGAAATACAATGGCAATTATTTCTGATATGAGCCAACCTTTAGGCTTTGCAGTTGGAAATGCCCTTGAAATCGAAGAAGCGATTGAGACTTTGAAAGGGAAAGGTCCCGCTGATTTAGAGGAACTTTGCTTAGAATTAGGGGCTCAGATGGTGTATCTCGGCGAAAGAGCAACGAGCCTTTCTGAAGCAAAAGAATTATTAAAAGTAAAACTACACAATGGTGAGGCATTAGAAAAATTCAAAGAATTTATTGCTGCGCAAGATGGAAATCCAGAAGTCGTAAATGATTATTCACTGATGCCGCAAGCAAAAGATAAAAAAGAAGTCCTGGCTGAAGAAGAGGGATATGTGGCAGAAATAAATGCTGATTCTATCGGTGTTGCTGCGATGTCTTTGGGAGCTGGGCGTGCTACAAAAGAATCTGAAATTGATTTAGCTGCGGGGTTAATCTTGCATAAAAAAGTAGGCGACACAGTAAAGAAAGGGGACATACTTGTTACCCTCTTTGCCAATGATAAAGATTTTTCTGAAGCGGAAGCGTTAGTACATGCATCCTATCAATTCAGAAAACAAAAAAATAAGCCAACACTTATTCACGAAGTTATTACGGATTAA
- the rpiA gene encoding ribose-5-phosphate isomerase RpiA yields MELKKAVGIKAADYIENGMVVGLGTGSTAYYFVEEVGRRMKEEGLDIVGVTTSIRTKEQAERLQIPLKSVDEVEYIDMTIDGADEISDDFHGIKGGGAAHLYEKIVANNSKKIIWIVDESKMVQKLGAFPLPIEVVKYGSQQLFKRFEEKGYQPSFRKNEDDTLYLTDEQNYIIDLHLGQIDYPIELEKELDKMTGVVEHGLFLNCVDTVLIGTSEEVIVKEVSR; encoded by the coding sequence ATGGAACTCAAAAAAGCAGTGGGGATAAAAGCAGCAGATTACATAGAAAATGGTATGGTTGTTGGATTGGGCACAGGCTCGACAGCTTATTATTTCGTAGAAGAAGTGGGTCGTAGAATGAAAGAAGAAGGATTGGATATAGTCGGGGTAACGACTTCCATTCGAACCAAAGAACAAGCAGAACGTTTACAAATACCACTAAAAAGCGTAGATGAAGTAGAATATATTGATATGACAATCGATGGCGCTGATGAAATCAGCGATGACTTTCACGGAATTAAAGGCGGCGGCGCGGCTCATTTATACGAGAAAATTGTTGCCAATAACTCAAAAAAAATTATCTGGATTGTGGATGAAAGCAAAATGGTACAGAAATTAGGAGCATTTCCTTTGCCAATTGAAGTTGTAAAATATGGTTCTCAGCAACTCTTCAAACGATTTGAGGAAAAAGGTTATCAGCCGTCCTTCCGTAAAAATGAAGACGATACTCTTTATTTAACTGATGAACAAAATTATATAATCGATCTTCATCTCGGACAAATCGATTATCCGATAGAGTTGGAAAAAGAGTTGGATAAAATGACAGGAGTTGTCGAGCATGGTCTATTTTTAAATTGTGTTGATACTGTTTTAATTGGCACTTCTGAAGAAGTTATCGTTAAAGAAGTATCTAGATAA
- a CDS encoding serine dehydratase beta chain: MADTFRSVFDIIGPIMVGPSSSHTAGALTLGKAASQLFQMQAKKVTIQYYESFAETHLGHGTDFAILGGILGLSTEDPMLPHSLKMAKSQNIEVNFIEETDPSPVNHPNTATMTLERNDRRIIATGCSIGGGSIQLNVVELDNYQMTIDGYLPLYFIKQNNLHRNIYTMTDWYAFFEKHSYQLSDIRIFQENEVEWVVLYMETPPSEKMISEINELAFVEEAILIS; this comes from the coding sequence ATGGCTGACACATTTCGTAGCGTCTTTGATATTATTGGTCCAATTATGGTGGGCCCTTCCAGCTCTCACACAGCAGGAGCGTTGACACTCGGTAAAGCCGCTTCCCAATTATTTCAAATGCAAGCCAAAAAAGTAACAATCCAGTACTATGAATCTTTTGCGGAGACTCATCTTGGTCACGGAACTGATTTTGCTATTCTGGGAGGAATTTTAGGTTTATCTACGGAAGACCCCATGCTGCCTCATTCGTTAAAGATGGCGAAATCCCAAAATATAGAAGTTAATTTTATTGAGGAAACCGACCCCTCTCCTGTTAACCATCCCAATACAGCCACTATGACACTAGAACGAAATGATCGACGTATTATTGCTACTGGTTGTTCTATTGGCGGCGGCTCTATTCAACTAAACGTTGTCGAATTAGACAATTATCAAATGACAATTGACGGCTATTTGCCATTGTATTTTATTAAACAGAATAATCTTCATCGAAATATTTATACGATGACAGATTGGTATGCTTTTTTTGAGAAACATAGCTATCAATTATCCGATATTCGTATTTTTCAGGAAAATGAAGTGGAATGGGTAGTTCTGTATATGGAAACCCCACCTTCTGAAAAAATGATTTCTGAAATTAATGAACTAGCTTTTGTAGAGGAAGCAATTTTAATTAGTTAG
- the sdaAA gene encoding L-serine ammonia-lyase, iron-sulfur-dependent, subunit alpha yields MYQSIEQLVTDAIQKNVPISELMVCQEMEKSHRTREDIWEQMRKNYLVMKDAVEKGLTGDGVFSPTGLTGGEAVKLQNYRKKGKTLSGNDLLLAVENAIATNEVNASLGIICATPTAGSSGTLPGVMFGIKDKLSLSEDQMVQMLFCASGFGMVIANQAMISGAAGGCQAEVGSASGMAAAAAVEIAGGTPEQASEAMAMAISNLLGLVCDPVAGLVEIPCVKRNAIGAANALLSADMALAGLTNKIPADDVIDAMRRVGKSLPPSLRETGLGGLAATREGVKLKMQIFGTEVEIKRNHEDS; encoded by the coding sequence ATGTATCAATCAATTGAACAATTAGTAACAGATGCCATTCAAAAAAATGTTCCTATTTCGGAATTGATGGTTTGTCAAGAAATGGAAAAATCTCATCGTACAAGAGAAGATATTTGGGAACAAATGCGCAAGAATTATCTTGTTATGAAAGATGCGGTAGAAAAAGGACTTACGGGCGACGGTGTATTCTCCCCCACTGGTCTGACTGGCGGAGAAGCAGTTAAACTACAGAATTACCGAAAGAAAGGTAAAACATTATCTGGCAATGACCTTTTGTTAGCAGTTGAAAATGCCATCGCCACAAATGAAGTGAATGCTTCGCTAGGAATTATCTGCGCAACGCCGACAGCCGGTTCTTCCGGCACACTGCCTGGTGTCATGTTTGGGATTAAAGACAAACTTTCTTTAAGTGAAGATCAAATGGTGCAGATGCTTTTTTGTGCGAGTGGTTTTGGAATGGTCATTGCTAATCAAGCAATGATTTCAGGTGCCGCAGGCGGTTGCCAAGCAGAAGTCGGCAGCGCATCCGGCATGGCTGCAGCTGCGGCTGTAGAAATTGCAGGTGGGACACCAGAACAAGCTTCAGAAGCAATGGCTATGGCAATTAGTAATCTTCTTGGATTAGTCTGTGATCCAGTAGCCGGATTAGTTGAGATTCCTTGTGTAAAAAGAAATGCCATCGGCGCTGCCAATGCTTTACTTTCTGCGGATATGGCTCTTGCCGGTTTGACAAACAAGATTCCTGCAGATGATGTCATTGATGCTATGCGCCGTGTCGGAAAAAGTCTGCCCCCTTCTCTGCGTGAGACTGGTTTAGGAGGTTTGGCTGCAACCCGAGAAGGCGTAAAATTAAAGATGCAAATCTTTGGGACAGAAGTGGAGATTAAAAGAAATCATGAAGATTCATGA
- a CDS encoding ABC transporter substrate-binding protein, which yields MRRLLISMITILIICLSLAFGINYLNRSQGFTGDNTLTIYNWGDYIEPELLAKFEEETGYKVSYETFDSNEAMYTKINQGGTSYDIAVPSEYMIDKMIEEDMLLELDHSKIEGLDYIGDRFLDLNFDEGNRYSIPYFWGTLGIVYNDKFIEEEPNSWNDLWNEEYRHKLMLIDGAREVMGIGLQSQGYSLNERDPGLLRKVAENLKLLTPNIKAIVADEIKMYMIQEEAAIAVTFSGEASEMLWENEHLHYVIPEEGTNLWFDNIVIPKIAQNVEGAYAFINFMLDPENAAINADYVGYSTPNEAAIELMDPEIVEDENFYPSDEAVSHMEVYENLGSELLGIYNDLFLEVKMFRN from the coding sequence ATGAGACGACTACTCATTAGTATGATAACGATTTTGATTATCTGCCTTTCACTTGCATTCGGGATTAACTATTTGAACCGTTCACAAGGATTCACTGGAGATAACACATTAACGATTTATAATTGGGGCGACTACATCGAACCGGAGCTGCTTGCGAAATTCGAAGAAGAGACAGGTTATAAAGTTTCCTACGAAACATTCGATTCGAATGAAGCCATGTATACGAAAATTAACCAAGGCGGTACTTCTTACGATATTGCGGTACCCTCTGAATATATGATTGATAAAATGATCGAAGAAGACATGTTATTGGAATTAGATCACTCCAAGATTGAGGGACTGGATTATATTGGAGACCGATTTTTAGATTTGAATTTTGATGAAGGAAATCGCTATTCCATTCCTTATTTTTGGGGAACATTAGGAATTGTCTATAATGATAAATTTATTGAAGAGGAACCAAACTCTTGGAATGATTTGTGGAATGAAGAATATCGACATAAACTGATGTTAATAGATGGAGCTCGGGAAGTAATGGGAATTGGCTTGCAAAGCCAAGGATATTCTTTGAATGAGAGAGATCCAGGATTACTTAGAAAAGTTGCCGAGAATCTAAAATTACTTACACCCAATATTAAAGCAATTGTAGCGGATGAAATCAAGATGTATATGATTCAAGAAGAAGCAGCTATCGCAGTTACCTTTTCTGGTGAAGCGAGCGAGATGCTATGGGAAAATGAGCATCTGCATTATGTGATTCCAGAAGAAGGAACCAATCTGTGGTTTGATAATATTGTCATTCCAAAAATAGCTCAGAATGTGGAAGGGGCATATGCCTTTATCAACTTCATGCTTGACCCAGAAAATGCAGCTATCAACGCTGATTATGTAGGCTATTCTACGCCGAATGAAGCGGCAATTGAGTTGATGGATCCAGAAATTGTTGAAGACGAAAATTTCTATCCATCTGATGAAGCTGTTTCTCATATGGAAGTTTATGAAAATCTCGGATCAGAGTTGCTTGGAATTTATAATGATTTATTTTTGGAAGTAAAGATGTTTAGGAATTAA
- a CDS encoding ABC transporter permease — protein sequence MKVSSNSKWNNLFLILVFLVLYLPIFYLIYYSFNEGGTMNEFTGFTLEHYQAVFEDKRLIGIVLNTLLVALLSSLLATIIGTFGAIYIYYTKKRRTQQTLLSLNNILMVSPDVIIGASLLILFTIVGFGLGFASVLLAHVAFSIPIVVLMVLPKLYEMKDSMISAAQDLGANSWQVLTRILLPSITPGILSGFFMAFTYSLDDFAVTFFVTGNGFSTLAVEIYSRARRGVSLEINALSALMFVFTLLLVLGYNFIQVYGQRKREKELKAMTFNQGEVINQ from the coding sequence ATGAAAGTATCAAGTAACTCAAAATGGAACAACTTGTTTTTAATACTCGTATTTCTCGTCTTATATCTGCCTATCTTTTATTTAATTTATTACTCTTTCAATGAAGGAGGAACAATGAATGAATTTACGGGCTTTACATTAGAACATTATCAGGCTGTGTTTGAAGACAAACGGTTAATCGGCATCGTCTTAAATACCTTGTTGGTCGCATTACTATCTTCCTTACTGGCAACCATTATCGGGACCTTTGGCGCGATTTATATTTACTATACAAAGAAGCGTCGTACCCAACAAACCTTGCTGAGTTTGAATAATATTTTAATGGTATCGCCCGATGTTATCATTGGAGCAAGTCTATTGATTCTTTTCACAATTGTCGGCTTCGGATTAGGATTTGCTTCTGTATTGCTTGCCCACGTCGCTTTTTCGATACCGATTGTTGTGTTGATGGTTTTACCAAAATTATATGAAATGAAAGACTCTATGATCAGCGCGGCGCAAGATTTAGGAGCAAATTCTTGGCAAGTCCTTACGCGGATTTTATTGCCCAGTATTACGCCAGGGATACTTAGTGGATTTTTCATGGCTTTTACGTATTCGTTGGATGACTTTGCGGTAACCTTTTTCGTAACAGGGAACGGCTTTAGTACACTTGCTGTTGAAATCTATTCTCGTGCGCGTCGAGGAGTAAGTTTAGAAATTAATGCATTAAGTGCATTGATGTTTGTCTTCACACTATTACTTGTTTTAGGATATAACTTCATACAGGTCTATGGACAAAGAAAACGTGAAAAAGAATTAAAAGCAATGACCTTTAATCAAGGAGAGGTGATAAATCAATGA
- a CDS encoding ABC transporter permease gives MTTRSKVWYSAPYVLWLALFVVAPMLLILYQSFFDISGNFTFANYLTYFQSGNYLAMTLNSFFYAFLITLVTFLISYPTALFLSRTKYKQLWLSLIILPTWINLLLKAYAFIGIFSQSGTVNNFLGFLGIAPQQILFTDFSFLFVAAYIELPFMILPIFNSIQEINPSLEMASYDLGATRWETIKRVIFPLSMRGVRSGFQAVFIPSLSLFMLTRLIGGNRVITLGTAVEQHFLVTQNWGMGSTIGVILIISMFIIMRLTGEKNRKRGVKQNESIK, from the coding sequence ATGACTACACGTTCAAAAGTTTGGTACTCAGCACCTTATGTCTTATGGCTAGCATTATTTGTAGTAGCCCCAATGTTGTTAATCTTGTATCAGTCATTTTTTGATATCTCGGGTAACTTTACCTTTGCTAATTATTTGACGTATTTTCAATCTGGAAATTATTTAGCTATGACACTAAATTCATTTTTCTATGCATTTTTGATTACTTTGGTGACATTTCTTATTAGTTACCCAACAGCATTATTTCTGAGCAGAACAAAATACAAACAGCTTTGGCTATCGCTTATTATTTTACCGACATGGATCAATTTATTATTAAAAGCATATGCTTTTATTGGTATTTTTAGTCAAAGTGGTACGGTAAACAATTTCCTTGGTTTTTTAGGAATTGCCCCACAGCAAATTCTATTTACTGATTTCAGTTTCCTGTTTGTAGCCGCATATATTGAACTGCCTTTCATGATTTTGCCGATTTTTAACTCCATCCAAGAAATTAATCCTTCTTTGGAGATGGCTAGTTATGATCTAGGAGCGACGCGTTGGGAAACGATTAAACGAGTGATTTTTCCATTAAGCATGCGCGGAGTTAGAAGCGGCTTCCAAGCCGTCTTTATTCCTTCCTTATCACTCTTTATGTTAACGCGGTTAATTGGGGGTAACCGAGTAATTACATTAGGTACTGCAGTTGAACAACATTTTCTCGTTACTCAAAATTGGGGAATGGGTTCAACAATCGGCGTTATATTAATCATTTCCATGTTTATCATCATGCGATTAACCGGTGAGAAAAATAGAAAGCGAGGGGTAAAACAAAATGAAAGTATCAAGTAA
- a CDS encoding ABC transporter ATP-binding protein: MTNHTNIVFEGVNKAYDDNVILHDINFEIEKGKFYTLLGPSGCGKTTILRLIAGFTDVTEGSIKINDQIVNDISPNKRKVNTIFQDYALFPHMNVFDNIAFGLSLKKLPKSEIEAKVKNALKMVQLSGYENREIREMSGGQQQRVAIARAIVNEPEVLLLDEPLSALDLKLRTDMQYELRELQRRLGITFIFVTHDQEEALAMSDWIFVMDKGKIVQSGTPVDIYDEPINRFVADFIGESNIIAGTMVEDYKVKMVGKEFECEDAGITPGERIEVVIRPEDLELTTVEKGKLVVNVDSQLFRGVHYEIIGYDKDGNEWMVHSTKKAVIGQDIGLYFTPHDIHVMRLGETEEEFDARLESYEA; encoded by the coding sequence ATGACAAATCATACAAACATCGTTTTTGAAGGTGTAAACAAGGCTTATGACGATAACGTAATTTTACACGACATCAATTTTGAAATTGAAAAAGGGAAGTTTTATACCTTACTTGGTCCATCAGGATGTGGAAAAACGACCATTCTCCGATTAATTGCTGGTTTTACAGATGTTACAGAAGGTTCCATAAAAATAAACGATCAGATTGTGAATGATATCTCGCCAAATAAGAGAAAAGTAAATACGATTTTTCAGGATTATGCACTTTTCCCGCATATGAATGTATTTGACAATATAGCATTTGGGCTGTCATTAAAAAAATTGCCAAAATCAGAAATAGAAGCGAAAGTAAAAAATGCTTTGAAAATGGTTCAACTTTCTGGCTATGAAAATAGAGAGATACGTGAAATGTCTGGTGGACAGCAACAGCGTGTAGCAATTGCACGAGCAATCGTTAATGAGCCAGAGGTGTTGTTATTGGATGAACCACTTTCTGCTTTAGATTTGAAGTTACGTACAGATATGCAGTATGAATTAAGGGAACTGCAAAGACGTTTGGGAATTACTTTTATTTTTGTTACTCATGATCAAGAAGAAGCGTTAGCAATGAGTGATTGGATCTTTGTAATGGATAAAGGAAAAATTGTTCAAAGTGGAACTCCGGTAGATATTTATGACGAACCGATCAATCGTTTTGTTGCTGATTTTATTGGTGAAAGTAACATAATTGCTGGAACGATGGTGGAAGATTATAAAGTTAAAATGGTTGGCAAAGAATTTGAATGTGAGGACGCTGGGATTACTCCTGGAGAACGAATTGAAGTAGTGATTCGTCCAGAAGATTTAGAATTAACTACCGTTGAAAAAGGAAAGTTAGTAGTGAATGTTGATAGCCAACTGTTCAGAGGCGTGCATTATGAAATTATTGGATACGATAAGGACGGCAATGAATGGATGGTTCATTCAACGAAAAAAGCTGTAATCGGACAAGATATTGGTCTCTATTTTACACCGCATGATATTCACGTTATGCGTCTAGGAGAAACAGAAGAAGAATTTGATGCTCGTCTTGAAAGTTACGAAGCATAG
- a CDS encoding helix-turn-helix domain-containing protein: MEIGKKLKDLRLQKNLTQEELGERTDLTKGYISQLENNLSSPSMETFFDVLEVLGTTPKDFFDSEKESQSVVYTKNDVTIFEDEEKGYAMTWLISDSNDKEMEPVMITLKEDGEFKQFPPSLAETFGYVLAGTVGLEIGEQKFQIKKGQSFYYEATESHRMRNASTKTTKVLLVVTDSYL; this comes from the coding sequence TTGGAAATAGGTAAGAAGTTGAAGGATTTACGTCTCCAAAAGAATTTAACGCAAGAGGAATTGGGAGAGCGTACCGATTTAACAAAAGGTTATATTTCTCAATTAGAAAACAATTTGAGCTCGCCCTCCATGGAAACATTTTTTGATGTGCTAGAAGTATTGGGGACTACGCCAAAAGACTTCTTTGATTCTGAAAAGGAAAGTCAGTCCGTGGTCTATACAAAAAATGATGTGACCATTTTTGAGGATGAAGAAAAAGGTTATGCAATGACATGGTTGATTTCCGATTCAAATGATAAAGAAATGGAACCAGTTATGATAACATTAAAAGAAGATGGAGAGTTTAAGCAGTTTCCACCTTCATTAGCTGAAACATTTGGCTATGTTTTAGCAGGGACAGTTGGGCTGGAAATAGGCGAACAAAAATTTCAAATAAAAAAAGGGCAATCATTTTACTATGAGGCAACAGAGTCTCACCGAATGCGTAATGCATCTACAAAAACAACCAAGGTACTGTTGGTTGTAACAGATTCTTACTTATAA